From Paenibacillus graminis, a single genomic window includes:
- a CDS encoding nitroreductase family protein, with product MSLAELIRGRRTIRSFNQTPVARELVAELLQQAAGLYPSAEDAVWRCIYAGTPESRGRLADYMMEHMTGSRLGKWMPGKMIELFKKRFTGIPGHVVVIAGTGPDRQASDRNYAAVCSILQNFQLLGWERQLGMLWDTEPMMQSEDFYERLGIRENERFVGVLHLGYYNKAPRGRARTSAEKKWTVYAGS from the coding sequence ATGAGCCTGGCTGAATTAATCAGAGGACGGCGGACGATCCGCAGCTTTAATCAGACGCCTGTCGCCCGGGAGCTGGTGGCCGAACTGCTGCAGCAAGCAGCAGGTCTGTATCCTTCAGCTGAAGATGCCGTCTGGCGCTGTATTTATGCCGGTACCCCCGAGTCGCGTGGGCGGCTGGCTGACTACATGATGGAGCATATGACCGGGAGCAGGCTGGGCAAATGGATGCCGGGCAAGATGATCGAGCTGTTCAAAAAAAGATTTACCGGTATTCCCGGCCATGTGGTCGTTATTGCCGGCACGGGTCCTGACCGGCAGGCAAGCGACCGGAATTATGCGGCGGTCTGCAGTATCCTGCAGAATTTCCAGCTGCTGGGCTGGGAGCGCCAGCTAGGCATGCTATGGGATACCGAACCAATGATGCAGAGCGAGGACTTTTATGAACGTCTTGGCATCCGTGAGAATGAAAGGTTTGTAGGCGTTCTTCATCTGGGGTACTACAATAAGGCTCCGCGGGGGCGGGCAAGAACATCGGCAGAGAAGAAATGGACAGTCTATGCAGGCAGCTAG
- a CDS encoding MarR family transcriptional regulator, with protein MESADAVKQHVYEQFIRFLHVYESFSDTEIDHFLSIAERERIENFPHNITAVHVIDCIGRHEPINSTAIAGKMELSKASITKIGGKLLADGLVERMQLNDNKKESYFRLTPQGKKIFDLHERIHANEAERLHRFLDKYSAVEMKIIGSFLKDYSAEMELRISGGTAKR; from the coding sequence ATGGAATCTGCAGATGCGGTAAAACAGCATGTGTATGAACAGTTCATTCGATTTCTGCACGTCTATGAATCTTTTTCGGATACAGAAATTGATCATTTTCTCAGCATTGCCGAAAGGGAGCGGATCGAGAACTTTCCGCACAATATTACTGCGGTGCATGTGATCGATTGTATCGGGCGCCATGAGCCCATCAACAGCACAGCTATTGCCGGGAAGATGGAGTTGTCCAAAGCCAGCATCACCAAGATCGGCGGCAAACTGCTCGCGGATGGACTCGTGGAGCGAATGCAATTGAATGATAACAAAAAGGAAAGTTATTTCCGGCTGACCCCGCAGGGGAAAAAGATATTTGATCTCCATGAACGGATTCATGCGAATGAAGCAGAGCGGCTTCACCGTTTTTTGGACAAATACTCGGCCGTAGAAATGAAGATTATTGGCAGTTTCCTTAAGGATTACAGCGCGGAGATGGAACTGAGAATATCCGGGGGAACCGCAAAAAGATGA
- a CDS encoding PadR family transcriptional regulator, with amino-acid sequence MSENKITSDLLRGHTDTMILRLLSEADRYGYEIVKLIAERSDGEYELKEATMYSSVRRLEADGDIEWYWGDESQGGRRKYFRITEKGKAAYARNKSNWEYAKRVLENLL; translated from the coding sequence ATGAGTGAGAACAAAATTACATCCGACCTGCTGCGCGGACATACCGATACGATGATTTTACGGCTGTTATCCGAAGCTGACCGCTATGGGTACGAGATTGTCAAACTGATTGCCGAGCGCTCGGACGGTGAGTATGAATTAAAGGAAGCCACGATGTACTCCAGCGTCCGGCGGCTTGAGGCGGACGGTGACATCGAATGGTACTGGGGTGATGAATCTCAGGGCGGACGCCGGAAATATTTTAGAATTACCGAAAAGGGTAAGGCGGCTTACGCCCGCAACAAAAGCAACTGGGAATACGCAAAGCGTGTACTTGAAAACTTACTATAA
- a CDS encoding pentapeptide repeat-containing protein, giving the protein MNEKLTNYLNGVFAPYDEVKSVTELKADLLSDLQERFRELQAEGKDEKTAFEMTISSIGDIEQTVQEVANLSRSLERQVVTNFSSSNLAKSDFAGVTAYKGKFEGSALHGSDFSGADLTGSSFKSSDVREARFDGANLTDCTFFALDLAGASFQQSILVRTNFSKSWLAGAKFIDAKLTDVNLTMCDLSKTVFENCIFDGVDFKSSNLAGLCLDGMTFLGVKFDKAGLNEVSFKGATLKNVAFPMSNLSKKYYRAIKTVCFDGAMMDKLTYAALKGMEADLSKVTVI; this is encoded by the coding sequence ATGAATGAGAAATTGACCAACTATTTGAATGGCGTTTTTGCACCTTATGATGAGGTGAAAAGCGTCACCGAACTAAAGGCCGATCTGCTCTCCGATTTGCAGGAGCGGTTTCGTGAACTCCAAGCCGAGGGCAAGGACGAGAAAACAGCTTTCGAGATGACCATCAGCAGCATCGGAGATATTGAGCAAACGGTACAGGAGGTCGCCAATCTCTCCCGTTCGCTGGAACGCCAAGTGGTGACAAACTTCAGTTCGAGTAACCTCGCAAAGAGCGACTTCGCAGGCGTTACCGCATATAAAGGAAAATTCGAAGGGAGCGCGCTGCACGGCTCCGACTTCTCGGGTGCGGACTTGACGGGCAGCTCGTTTAAATCCAGCGATGTGCGTGAAGCCCGTTTTGACGGCGCAAATCTGACGGACTGCACTTTTTTCGCGCTTGATCTGGCGGGTGCAAGCTTCCAACAATCCATCCTTGTGCGTACCAATTTCAGCAAGTCGTGGCTGGCCGGGGCCAAATTCATCGATGCAAAGCTGACCGACGTCAATCTAACCATGTGCGACCTGAGTAAAACGGTTTTTGAGAATTGTATTTTCGACGGCGTGGACTTTAAGTCTTCCAATCTGGCGGGTCTGTGCCTGGACGGGATGACCTTTCTCGGCGTCAAGTTTGACAAGGCGGGGCTGAACGAAGTTTCGTTTAAAGGCGCAACGCTTAAAAATGTGGCTTTTCCTATGTCGAACCTGTCCAAGAAGTATTACCGCGCCATCAAAACCGTCTGCTTTGACGGCGCTATGATGGATAAACTGACCTACGCCGCGCTCAAGGGCATGGAAGCAGACTTGTCAAAAGTCACAGTTATTTAA
- a CDS encoding ABC transporter ATP-binding protein: MQTQAIQVKGLQKSYKQLHVLKGVDFEVEKGSIFALLGSNGAGKTTVVKILSTLLKPDSGTASVNGFDVAASPGDVRQAISLTGQFAAVDEVLTGRENLVMIARLRHLDHPRQVADDLLKRFGLTDAADRKASVYSGGMRRRLDIAMSLVGKPQLIFLDEPTTGLDPEARMETWKIVKELSDGGTTVFLTTQYLDEAEQLADRIAILHEGRIIAGGTLEELKKLFPPAKVEYVEKQPTLEEIFLAIISKKEAI; this comes from the coding sequence ATGCAGACCCAAGCAATTCAAGTAAAAGGACTGCAAAAGTCCTACAAGCAGCTTCATGTCCTTAAGGGTGTAGATTTCGAGGTGGAAAAGGGCAGTATTTTCGCCCTGCTCGGCTCCAACGGCGCAGGCAAGACAACAGTTGTCAAAATCCTCTCTACGCTGCTCAAACCAGACAGCGGAACCGCCAGTGTAAACGGATTCGACGTTGCAGCGAGTCCCGGCGATGTGCGGCAGGCGATCAGTTTGACCGGGCAGTTTGCTGCCGTGGATGAGGTTTTGACCGGGCGGGAAAATCTGGTCATGATTGCCAGGCTACGGCATCTTGATCATCCGCGTCAAGTTGCCGACGATTTGCTGAAACGCTTCGGCTTAACTGACGCCGCCGACCGAAAGGCATCTGTTTATTCGGGTGGTATGCGCCGCAGGCTTGACATCGCCATGAGCCTTGTAGGAAAACCGCAGCTTATTTTCCTCGATGAGCCAACCACCGGGCTTGACCCTGAGGCACGCATGGAGACTTGGAAGATTGTCAAAGAGCTGTCGGACGGTGGAACGACGGTATTCCTGACCACTCAGTATTTGGATGAGGCTGAACAGCTTGCCGATAGAATTGCCATTTTACATGAGGGCAGGATTATTGCGGGCGGCACGCTTGAGGAACTGAAAAAGCTGTTCCCGCCTGCCAAGGTGGAGTATGTTGAAAAACAACCGACACTGGAAGAAATT